In Halorhabdus rudnickae, the following proteins share a genomic window:
- the rplX gene encoding 50S ribosomal protein L24, with the protein MSEQPTKQRNETERAPLHERHKQVHATLTDDLREEYDTRRVRVNAGDTVEVMRGDFAGEEGEVLDVDLRDATISVEDVTVETADGEETPRRLEASNVRVTDLDLADDVRRQRLEEDEQ; encoded by the coding sequence ATGAGTGAACAACCAACCAAACAGCGCAACGAGACCGAGCGCGCGCCGTTGCACGAGCGACACAAGCAGGTCCACGCGACGCTGACCGACGACCTCCGCGAGGAGTACGACACCCGACGCGTCCGCGTCAACGCGGGCGACACGGTCGAGGTCATGCGCGGCGACTTCGCCGGCGAAGAGGGCGAAGTGCTCGACGTCGACCTCCGGGACGCGACGATCAGCGTCGAGGACGTCACCGTCGAGACCGCCGATGGCGAGGAAACTCCCCGCCGTCTAGAGGCCAGTAACGTCCGCGTGACTGATCTGGACCTCGCTGACGACGTGCGACGGCAGCGACTCGAGGAGGACGAACAATGA
- a CDS encoding 50S ribosomal protein L32e, producing the protein MAEDEEFTELTDVSGIGDGTAESLREAGFETISDLREATEDELIEVSGIGNALAARIKADIGSVEPDEDVDADVDEESETDAETESAESYEELTDISGVSEDKAETLREAGFETVEDVARAEQSDLTAVEGIGNALAARIQADIGELDVSAAETAEVEEAGAEAKEAEDVETELQARGHAEKTPELSDEEARLLVQRRREGKPQFNRQDYHKKKRVPTSWRRPRGGLSKQRRGVKGKGDTVEAGFRTPEAVRGLHPSGFEEVRVHNVADLEGVDGDSQAVRIASKVGGRKRERIEEVAENEGIRVLNPTYVEVEVNDD; encoded by the coding sequence ATGGCCGAAGACGAGGAATTCACGGAGTTGACGGACGTCAGCGGGATCGGCGACGGAACGGCCGAATCGCTTCGCGAGGCCGGCTTCGAGACTATTTCCGATCTGCGCGAGGCGACGGAAGACGAACTTATCGAAGTCTCGGGCATCGGCAACGCGCTGGCTGCCCGGATCAAGGCCGACATCGGCAGTGTCGAACCCGACGAGGACGTTGACGCCGATGTCGACGAGGAGTCCGAAACGGACGCCGAGACCGAGAGCGCCGAGTCCTACGAGGAACTGACAGACATCAGCGGCGTCAGCGAGGACAAAGCCGAGACGCTGCGGGAGGCGGGCTTCGAGACGGTCGAAGACGTCGCCCGCGCCGAGCAATCGGACCTGACCGCGGTCGAGGGCATCGGCAACGCCCTGGCCGCCCGAATCCAGGCCGACATCGGCGAACTCGACGTCTCGGCCGCCGAGACCGCCGAGGTCGAGGAGGCTGGTGCGGAAGCCAAAGAGGCCGAAGATGTCGAGACGGAACTGCAGGCGCGCGGCCACGCAGAGAAGACGCCCGAGTTGAGCGACGAGGAGGCACGTCTGCTCGTCCAGCGACGACGCGAGGGCAAGCCGCAGTTCAACCGGCAGGACTACCACAAGAAAAAGCGCGTCCCGACGTCCTGGCGACGCCCGCGGGGCGGCCTCTCGAAGCAGCGCCGCGGCGTCAAGGGCAAGGGCGATACTGTCGAAGCCGGATTCCGGACGCCCGAAGCGGTTCGGGGACTCCACCCCTCTGGCTTCGAGGAAGTCCGCGTCCACAACGTTGCGGACCTCGAGGGTGTCGACGGTGACAGCCAGGCAGTGCGGATCGCCTCGAAAGTCGGTGGCCGCAAGCGCGAGCGCATCGAGGAGGTCGCGGAAAACGAAGGGATCCGCGTCCTCAATCCCACCTACGTCGAAGTCGAGGTGAACGATGACTGA
- a CDS encoding 50S ribosomal protein L6 — translation MPRTELQLPEDVSAEMDHLELTVEGPEGSVTRRLWYPDVSVEVADETVVIESAEDDAKTMSTIGTFESHVQNMFHGVTEGWEYEMEVFYSHFPMQVRAEDSEIVIENFLGERAPRTTPIHGDTEVEIDEEQITLRGPSIEDVGQTAADIEQLTRVTDKDVRVFQDGVYITQKPNRGEA, via the coding sequence ATGCCACGCACAGAACTACAGCTACCGGAGGACGTGAGTGCCGAGATGGACCATCTTGAACTCACCGTCGAAGGGCCCGAAGGCAGCGTCACGCGCCGGCTGTGGTATCCGGACGTGTCGGTCGAGGTGGCCGACGAGACGGTCGTCATCGAGTCTGCGGAAGACGACGCAAAGACGATGTCGACGATCGGGACCTTCGAGAGCCACGTGCAGAACATGTTCCACGGCGTCACCGAGGGCTGGGAGTACGAGATGGAAGTCTTCTACTCTCACTTCCCGATGCAGGTGCGCGCCGAGGATAGCGAGATCGTCATCGAGAATTTCCTCGGAGAGCGCGCGCCGCGGACGACCCCGATCCACGGGGACACCGAGGTCGAGATCGACGAAGAGCAGATCACGCTGCGCGGGCCCAGCATCGAGGATGTCGGCCAGACGGCCGCGGACATCGAGCAGCTAACCCGCGTCACGGACAAGGATGTCCGCGTCTTCCAGGACGGCGTCTACATCACCCAGAAACCGAACCGAGGTGAGGCCTGA
- a CDS encoding 50S ribosomal protein L23 yields MTDPIDVIEHPHVTEKAMDKMDFQNKLQFIVKTDAAKADVREAVEQQFDVTVENVNTQVTMNGNKKAEVTLSADDDAEEIASRIGVF; encoded by the coding sequence ATGACCGATCCGATCGACGTCATCGAGCACCCTCACGTCACCGAAAAGGCCATGGACAAGATGGACTTCCAGAACAAGCTGCAGTTCATCGTCAAGACGGACGCGGCCAAGGCCGACGTACGCGAGGCCGTCGAGCAGCAGTTCGACGTGACGGTCGAGAACGTGAACACGCAGGTCACGATGAATGGCAACAAAAAGGCGGAGGTTACCCTCTCGGCTGACGACGACGCCGAGGAGATCGCCTCCCGAATCGGGGTGTTCTGA
- a CDS encoding 50S ribosomal protein L22, with amino-acid sequence MGISYSVDADPETTAKAMLRERQMSHKHSKAIAREIKGMTAEAAVAYLEDVIEGAQSVPFKSHNSGVGHRSDVEGWDAGRYPEKASEAFLDLLENAIGNAEYAGQDGESMEIMHVAAHKVGEQRGRQPRAMGRANEWNTPEVDVELILVEPDAEEGDA; translated from the coding sequence ATGGGAATCAGCTACTCAGTCGACGCAGATCCGGAGACGACGGCGAAAGCGATGCTCCGGGAGCGTCAGATGAGCCACAAGCACAGCAAGGCCATCGCCCGGGAGATCAAGGGCATGACCGCCGAGGCGGCGGTCGCCTATCTCGAGGACGTCATCGAGGGCGCCCAGTCGGTGCCCTTCAAGTCCCACAATTCGGGCGTCGGCCACCGATCAGACGTCGAGGGCTGGGACGCCGGCCGATACCCCGAGAAGGCCAGCGAGGCCTTCCTCGACCTGCTCGAGAACGCCATCGGCAACGCCGAGTACGCGGGCCAAGACGGCGAGTCCATGGAGATCATGCACGTCGCCGCTCACAAGGTCGGCGAGCAGCGTGGTCGCCAGCCCCGTGCAATGGGTCGAGCCAACGAGTGGAACACGCCGGAGGTCGACGTCGAACTCATCCTGGTAGAACCCGACGCCGAGGAGGGTGATGCCTGA
- a CDS encoding 30S ribosomal protein S8: protein MTGNDPLSAALAEIDNAESVGQLSHIVEPASNEIGNVLEVFYDRGYIDGFEHIEDGKAGKFEVELKGAINECGPVKPRYSAGSDEFEQWEKRFLPARDYGTLVVTTSHGIMSHYEARQAGVGGQVIAYVY from the coding sequence ATGACAGGAAACGATCCACTCAGCGCGGCGCTCGCGGAGATCGATAACGCCGAGAGCGTCGGCCAGCTGTCACACATAGTCGAGCCCGCCTCGAACGAGATCGGCAACGTCCTCGAAGTGTTCTACGACCGTGGCTACATCGACGGTTTCGAACACATCGAAGACGGCAAGGCCGGCAAATTCGAGGTCGAATTGAAAGGTGCGATCAACGAATGTGGCCCGGTCAAACCCCGCTATTCGGCGGGATCCGACGAGTTCGAGCAATGGGAGAAGCGATTCCTCCCTGCTCGGGACTACGGGACGCTCGTCGTGACCACCAGCCACGGGATCATGAGCCACTACGAGGCCCGGCAAGCGGGCGTCGGTGGCCAGGTGATCGCCTACGTATACTGA
- a CDS encoding 30S ribosomal protein S14, with amino-acid sequence MSESETDSDTGAEATGEQAAKRTGQLEACQRCGREQGLVGKYDIFLCRQCFREIAPDMGFEKYS; translated from the coding sequence ATGAGCGAGAGCGAGACAGACAGCGACACGGGCGCAGAAGCAACCGGCGAGCAGGCCGCAAAGCGGACCGGCCAGCTAGAGGCCTGCCAGCGCTGCGGGCGCGAACAGGGCCTTGTCGGCAAGTACGACATCTTCCTGTGCCGGCAGTGTTTCCGGGAGATCGCCCCCGACATGGGATTCGAGAAGTACAGCTAA
- a CDS encoding 30S ribosomal protein S4e, with amino-acid sequence MSNHQKRLSVPERWPVERKTETFTVKADAGPHGEAGVPLLIVLRDVLGYVDSRKEARFALDQDQVLINGDPESDETRPVGMFDILAFMEREEFYRVFPGEGGRLALTPIDEDAAQSKLGKIVEKGNVPGGDLQLTLHDGETLLVGEDAPYEGNDSIVVANDSEEIVAHFEYEEGALVTAVDGQHAGEIGTIEEIQVTPGSADNNVIVEREDGSTVETVEEYVVVIDENFTSDDADEDVKEDESDAEADEADAEDASEDGGAEE; translated from the coding sequence ATGAGCAACCACCAGAAACGACTCTCGGTACCGGAACGCTGGCCGGTCGAGCGCAAGACCGAGACCTTCACCGTCAAGGCCGACGCCGGCCCACACGGCGAGGCCGGCGTGCCCCTGCTGATCGTCCTCCGGGACGTCCTGGGGTACGTCGACAGCCGCAAGGAGGCTCGCTTCGCGCTCGATCAGGACCAGGTGCTGATCAACGGCGACCCCGAAAGCGACGAAACCCGTCCCGTGGGGATGTTCGACATCCTTGCGTTCATGGAGCGCGAGGAGTTCTACCGCGTGTTCCCCGGCGAGGGCGGTCGGCTCGCGCTGACGCCCATCGACGAGGACGCAGCCCAGTCAAAGCTCGGCAAGATCGTCGAGAAGGGTAACGTCCCCGGCGGCGACCTCCAGCTGACGCTGCACGACGGCGAGACGCTGCTGGTCGGCGAGGACGCCCCCTACGAGGGCAACGACTCGATCGTCGTTGCCAACGACAGCGAGGAGATCGTTGCCCACTTCGAGTACGAGGAGGGCGCTCTCGTTACGGCCGTCGATGGCCAGCACGCCGGCGAGATCGGGACGATCGAAGAGATCCAGGTCACGCCCGGCAGTGCCGACAACAACGTCATCGTCGAACGCGAGGACGGCTCGACAGTCGAGACCGTCGAGGAGTACGTCGTCGTCATCGACGAGAACTTTACTAGCGACGACGCCGACGAGGACGTCAAGGAGGACGAATCCGACGCAGAAGCCGACGAGGCCGACGCCGAGGACGCGTCCGAAGACGGAGGTGCTGAGGAATGA
- a CDS encoding 30S ribosomal protein S3, with protein sequence MADELQFIEDGLQRTQIDEFFEDELGRAGYGGMEVAKTPMGTQIVLKAEKPGMVIGKGGKNIRKITTTLEEEFDLEDPQVDVQEVEEPDLNARIVADRLANALERGWYFRKAGHTTIDRIMEAGAKGAEIVLSGKVTGARSRVEKFNRGYIKHNGEPAEDIVDHGQGVAVMKLGTIGVDVKIIPPEAELPDDFEIYEDVDVSEYVEEVEGDSVEELLTGEPEEGEDDAEAATGAPPEESEEAADEDAPEEEVVEEAAEAEEFDDVDVPDDSGVEEDLDELESAVDEELDEETEEEAEELLEEMDSAEQDSADTSSGDEPRDDADADAADDEADEEGDEE encoded by the coding sequence ATGGCCGACGAACTGCAGTTCATCGAGGACGGCCTCCAGCGCACCCAGATCGACGAGTTCTTCGAGGACGAACTCGGTCGGGCGGGCTACGGCGGCATGGAAGTCGCTAAGACGCCGATGGGGACCCAGATCGTCCTCAAGGCCGAAAAGCCCGGCATGGTGATCGGGAAGGGTGGGAAGAACATCCGCAAGATCACCACCACCCTCGAAGAGGAGTTCGACCTCGAGGACCCCCAGGTCGACGTCCAGGAGGTCGAGGAGCCGGATCTGAACGCCCGGATCGTCGCCGATCGCCTGGCCAACGCCTTAGAGCGCGGCTGGTACTTCCGGAAGGCCGGTCACACGACGATCGACCGGATCATGGAAGCCGGCGCGAAGGGTGCCGAGATCGTCCTCTCGGGGAAGGTCACAGGCGCCCGCTCCCGCGTCGAGAAGTTCAACCGCGGCTACATCAAGCACAACGGCGAACCCGCCGAGGACATCGTCGACCACGGTCAGGGCGTCGCCGTCATGAAGCTCGGCACGATCGGCGTGGACGTCAAGATCATCCCGCCGGAGGCCGAGCTGCCCGACGACTTCGAGATCTACGAGGACGTCGACGTCTCGGAGTACGTCGAAGAAGTCGAAGGCGACTCGGTCGAGGAGCTACTCACCGGCGAGCCCGAAGAGGGCGAGGATGACGCGGAAGCCGCGACGGGCGCGCCGCCCGAGGAATCCGAGGAGGCGGCCGACGAGGACGCCCCCGAGGAGGAAGTCGTCGAGGAGGCTGCCGAGGCCGAAGAGTTCGACGACGTCGATGTCCCGGACGATTCGGGTGTCGAGGAAGACCTCGACGAACTCGAGTCGGCCGTCGACGAGGAACTCGACGAGGAGACAGAAGAAGAGGCCGAGGAACTCCTCGAAGAGATGGACAGCGCAGAGCAGGACTCCGCGGACACTTCGAGCGGCGACGAGCCGCGAGACGACGCGGATGCAGACGCTGCCGACGACGAAGCTGACGAGGAGGGTGACGAGGAATGA
- a CDS encoding 50S ribosomal protein L2 yields MGRRIQGQRRGRGTPTFRAPSHRYKSDLSHRSTEARDGDLIAGTVVDIEHDPARSAPVAAVEFEDGDQRLVLAPEGVGVGDEIQVGVSADIKPGNTLPLAEIPEGVQICNVEANPGDGGQFARASGVSAQLMAHDRNVTVVQLPSDEVKRLDPDCRATIGVVAGGGRTEKPFVKAGNKYHKMASRGTKWPRVRGVAMNAVDHPFGGGGRQHPGKPKSISRNAPPGRKVGDISSRRTGRGEDQ; encoded by the coding sequence ATGGGACGACGTATTCAGGGACAACGACGCGGTCGCGGGACGCCCACGTTCCGGGCGCCCTCCCATCGCTACAAGTCCGATCTCTCACACCGGAGCACCGAAGCGCGTGACGGCGATCTCATTGCGGGTACGGTCGTGGATATCGAACACGATCCGGCCCGGAGCGCGCCCGTCGCCGCCGTCGAGTTCGAAGATGGTGACCAACGACTGGTACTGGCGCCGGAAGGCGTCGGCGTCGGCGACGAGATCCAGGTCGGGGTCAGCGCGGATATCAAGCCGGGCAACACGTTGCCACTGGCGGAGATCCCCGAGGGCGTCCAGATCTGTAACGTCGAGGCTAATCCCGGCGACGGTGGGCAGTTCGCCCGCGCGTCGGGCGTCTCGGCCCAGTTGATGGCCCACGACCGCAACGTAACGGTCGTTCAGTTGCCCAGCGACGAGGTCAAGCGACTGGATCCGGACTGCCGGGCGACGATCGGCGTCGTCGCGGGCGGCGGCCGGACGGAGAAGCCCTTCGTGAAGGCAGGCAACAAGTACCACAAGATGGCCTCCCGCGGGACGAAGTGGCCGCGGGTCCGCGGTGTCGCGATGAACGCCGTCGATCACCCCTTCGGTGGTGGCGGCCGCCAGCATCCCGGCAAGCCCAAGTCCATCTCACGCAACGCCCCGCCGGGCCGGAAAGTGGGCGACATCTCCTCGCGACGCACCGGCCGAGGTGAGGACCAATGA
- a CDS encoding 50S ribosomal protein L3 produces the protein MPQPSRPRKGSLAYSPRKRATSETPRFNTWPDDAGQPGVQGFAGYKAGMSHVVVINDEPDSPREGMEETVPVTVVETPPMRAVALRAYEDTPYGLRPLTEVWTDEFHPDLDRAIDLPEGQDRDATEEQIRSALDDGRLGDVRLITHTVPGELAGVPKNEPDVMETRVGGGSLTDRLEHGLELLNDGEYAMTDVFRAGEYADVAGVTKGKGTQGPVKRWGVQKRKGKHARQGWRRRIGNLGPWNPSRVRSTVPQQGQTGYHQRTELNKRLIDLGDDDVTPDGGFVNYGEVDGEYALVKGSVPGPEERLVRLRPAVRPTDQPRLDPEVRYVSTESNQG, from the coding sequence ATGCCACAACCAAGCAGACCACGCAAAGGCTCGCTGGCCTACAGTCCGCGCAAGCGCGCGACCAGTGAGACGCCGCGGTTCAACACCTGGCCCGATGACGCGGGCCAGCCGGGCGTACAGGGCTTTGCCGGCTACAAGGCCGGCATGAGCCACGTCGTTGTCATCAACGACGAGCCCGACTCGCCGCGAGAGGGCATGGAGGAGACCGTGCCCGTCACTGTCGTCGAGACGCCGCCGATGCGGGCGGTGGCTCTGCGAGCCTACGAAGACACGCCGTACGGCCTGCGCCCCCTCACGGAGGTCTGGACCGACGAGTTCCATCCGGATCTCGATCGGGCCATCGACCTCCCGGAGGGCCAGGACCGCGACGCCACAGAGGAACAGATCAGGAGCGCCTTGGACGACGGTCGTCTCGGGGACGTGCGTCTCATCACGCACACGGTCCCGGGCGAGCTCGCAGGCGTTCCCAAGAACGAACCGGACGTCATGGAGACCCGCGTCGGCGGCGGTTCGCTGACCGATCGCCTCGAGCACGGCCTCGAACTGCTCAACGACGGCGAGTACGCCATGACCGACGTCTTCCGCGCCGGCGAGTACGCCGACGTGGCGGGCGTCACCAAGGGCAAGGGCACCCAGGGCCCCGTCAAGCGCTGGGGCGTCCAGAAACGGAAGGGCAAACACGCCCGCCAGGGCTGGCGCCGCCGGATCGGCAACCTGGGTCCGTGGAACCCCTCGCGGGTTCGCTCGACGGTGCCCCAGCAGGGCCAGACCGGCTACCACCAGCGCACCGAACTCAACAAGCGCCTCATCGACCTCGGCGACGACGACGTCACCCCCGACGGTGGCTTCGTCAACTACGGCGAGGTCGACGGGGAGTACGCGCTCGTCAAGGGCTCGGTTCCCGGGCCCGAGGAGCGCCTGGTTCGCCTGCGCCCGGCCGTCCGGCCGACCGACCAGCCGCGTCTCGACCCCGAGGTGCGGTACGTCTCTACGGAGTCAAACCAGGGGTGA
- a CDS encoding 50S ribosomal protein L14, with translation MEALNADVTQGLEKGSLVTCADNTGARELKVISVAGYSGTKNRHPKAGLGDKITVSVTKGTPEMRRQVLEAVVVRQRKPIRRPDGQRVKFEDNAAVIVDENEDPRGTELRGPIAREVAERFGSIASAATMIV, from the coding sequence ATGGAGGCCCTCAACGCCGACGTCACCCAGGGCCTAGAGAAGGGTTCGCTCGTCACGTGTGCGGACAACACGGGCGCACGCGAACTCAAGGTCATTAGCGTCGCGGGCTACTCCGGGACGAAGAACCGCCACCCGAAGGCGGGCCTGGGCGACAAGATTACCGTCTCGGTGACCAAGGGTACCCCAGAGATGCGACGGCAGGTGCTGGAGGCAGTCGTCGTCCGCCAGCGCAAGCCGATCCGGCGACCCGACGGCCAGCGCGTGAAGTTCGAGGATAACGCGGCCGTCATCGTCGACGAGAACGAGGATCCCCGAGGGACCGAACTTCGCGGGCCGATCGCCCGCGAGGTGGCCGAACGCTTTGGCTCCATCGCCTCGGCAGCCACGATGATCGTATAG
- a CDS encoding ribonuclease P protein component 1: MSRTAVTLPRHELIGLAVRVSDATDPGLVGIEGTVVNETTNTLVIGAGGRTWQVPKAAVTFEFELPDGAGDDPDSGASTVVTVEGVRLVARPARRTERRGDSTWR; this comes from the coding sequence ATGTCACGTACCGCCGTCACCCTGCCACGCCACGAACTGATCGGGCTCGCCGTTCGCGTCAGCGACGCGACCGATCCCGGTCTCGTGGGCATCGAGGGAACGGTCGTCAACGAGACGACCAACACCCTCGTGATCGGGGCTGGCGGGCGGACGTGGCAGGTCCCGAAGGCCGCCGTGACCTTCGAGTTCGAACTGCCCGACGGTGCGGGGGACGATCCCGATTCGGGTGCGTCCACCGTCGTCACCGTCGAGGGAGTGCGGCTCGTTGCACGGCCAGCCAGACGGACCGAGCGGAGAGGTGATTCCACATGGCGTTAG
- the rpmC gene encoding 50S ribosomal protein L29, with product MTILHPTEIRDMTPAEREAELEDLQTELLNARAVQATGGAPENPGRIKEIRKAIARIKTIEAEETEETA from the coding sequence ATGACGATCCTCCATCCCACGGAGATCCGCGACATGACGCCCGCCGAGCGCGAGGCCGAACTCGAGGACCTCCAGACGGAACTGCTGAACGCCCGCGCCGTCCAGGCGACGGGTGGCGCTCCGGAGAACCCCGGGCGCATCAAGGAGATCCGCAAGGCGATCGCGCGGATCAAGACGATCGAAGCTGAAGAAACAGAGGAGACAGCGTAA
- a CDS encoding 50S ribosomal protein L5: MSSETEAGFHPMREPSVEKVVVHMGIGQGGQQLADAEEILAEIAGQQPVRTNAKATVGEFEIRQGDPVGTKVTLRDEDAEEFLETALELVDIEASQFDETGNFSFGVEEHTDFPSQEYDPTIGIYGLDVTVNLTRPGYRVTKRDKASRAIPANHRLDPEDAIAFVESTFDVEVSE, translated from the coding sequence ATGAGCTCCGAGACCGAGGCCGGGTTCCACCCGATGCGCGAGCCGTCCGTCGAGAAGGTCGTCGTCCACATGGGCATCGGTCAGGGCGGTCAGCAGCTGGCTGACGCAGAGGAGATCTTGGCAGAGATCGCCGGCCAGCAGCCCGTCCGGACCAACGCCAAGGCGACCGTCGGCGAGTTCGAAATCCGGCAGGGTGACCCCGTCGGGACAAAGGTCACGCTGCGGGATGAGGACGCCGAGGAGTTCCTCGAGACGGCACTGGAACTGGTCGACATCGAAGCGTCGCAGTTCGACGAGACCGGCAACTTCAGCTTCGGTGTCGAGGAACATACTGACTTCCCCAGCCAGGAGTACGACCCGACCATCGGGATCTACGGGCTGGACGTGACGGTGAACCTGACGCGGCCGGGCTATCGCGTCACCAAGCGCGATAAGGCGTCCCGGGCGATCCCCGCGAACCATCGGCTCGATCCGGAGGACGCGATCGCGTTCGTCGAGTCGACCTTCGACGTGGAGGTGAGCGAATGA
- a CDS encoding 30S ribosomal protein S17, with product MALGLNVRQPDETCDDPNCPFHGTLSVRGQTVEGTVASTDMEKTVVVEREYDVPVPKYDRLMKRRSRIPAHAPPCVDLDEGDTVTIAETRPLSKTKSHVVVEKHGGEA from the coding sequence ATGGCGTTAGGATTGAACGTACGACAGCCGGACGAGACCTGTGACGACCCCAACTGCCCGTTCCACGGCACCCTCTCGGTGCGCGGGCAGACGGTCGAAGGCACGGTCGCGTCCACAGACATGGAGAAGACCGTCGTCGTCGAGCGCGAGTACGACGTCCCGGTGCCGAAATACGACCGCCTGATGAAACGGCGGAGTCGCATCCCGGCTCACGCACCCCCGTGCGTGGACCTGGATGAGGGCGACACGGTCACGATCGCAGAGACCCGACCACTCTCGAAGACGAAATCACACGTAGTGGTCGAGAAACACGGAGGTGAGGCCTGA
- a CDS encoding 30S ribosomal protein S19, protein MSSSDYQIGHEGEFTYRGHTLEELQEMSIEEVAELLPARKRRSIKRGLSYEKEQLLEKAREAGEEETANDPIRTHLRDMPILPEFVGITFAVHNGQSFERVKVEPEMIGHYLGEFQLTRTSVEHGQAGIGATRSSKFVPLK, encoded by the coding sequence ATGAGTTCGAGTGACTATCAGATCGGCCACGAGGGTGAGTTCACCTACCGTGGTCACACGCTAGAGGAGTTGCAGGAGATGTCGATCGAGGAAGTCGCGGAACTGTTACCCGCACGCAAGCGGCGAAGCATCAAACGCGGCCTGTCCTACGAAAAGGAACAACTGCTCGAGAAGGCCCGCGAGGCCGGCGAGGAGGAGACGGCGAACGACCCGATCAGGACCCACCTGCGGGACATGCCGATCCTCCCCGAGTTCGTCGGGATCACCTTTGCGGTCCACAACGGCCAGAGCTTCGAGCGCGTGAAGGTCGAACCGGAGATGATCGGCCATTACCTGGGCGAGTTCCAGCTCACGCGCACGAGCGTCGAGCACGGACAGGCCGGGATCGGGGCGACCCGCTCCTCGAAGTTCGTGCCCCTCAAGTAA
- the rpl4p gene encoding 50S ribosomal protein L4 translates to MQATLHDLDGSADGEVELPDVFETPYRPDLIKSAVLAAQANRKQKYGADEYAGLRTPAESMGSGRGQAHVPQQDGQARRVPQTVGGRPAHPPKAEKDPAPDLNDKERKLATRSAIAATADADLVAERGHEFDEGVDLPLVVSDSFEDLQKTQAVVDVLESLGVHADIERADDRTVRAGQGTTRGRKYRTPTSILFVTSEEPSKAARNLAGADVTTAREVNTEDLAPGATGGRLTVWTESALAEVADR, encoded by the coding sequence ATGCAGGCAACACTACACGACCTGGACGGCAGCGCCGACGGCGAGGTCGAGCTGCCGGACGTCTTCGAGACGCCCTACCGGCCCGACCTCATCAAGTCGGCAGTGCTCGCCGCCCAGGCCAACCGCAAGCAGAAGTACGGAGCCGACGAGTACGCGGGCCTGCGGACGCCCGCCGAGTCGATGGGGAGTGGCCGCGGTCAGGCCCACGTCCCCCAGCAGGACGGCCAGGCACGACGCGTCCCCCAGACGGTGGGGGGCCGGCCGGCCCACCCGCCGAAGGCCGAGAAAGACCCTGCGCCCGACCTCAACGACAAGGAACGCAAACTTGCGACCCGATCGGCGATCGCGGCGACCGCCGACGCGGATCTGGTCGCAGAGCGCGGTCACGAGTTCGACGAAGGTGTCGACCTGCCGCTGGTCGTCTCTGATTCCTTCGAGGATCTCCAGAAGACCCAGGCAGTCGTCGACGTGCTCGAGAGCCTCGGCGTCCACGCGGACATCGAGCGGGCCGACGACCGGACCGTGCGAGCCGGCCAGGGGACGACCCGCGGCCGGAAGTACCGCACGCCGACGTCGATCCTGTTCGTCACGAGCGAGGAGCCCTCGAAAGCGGCCCGCAACCTCGCGGGCGCGGACGTCACGACCGCACGCGAAGTCAACACGGAAGACCTCGCGCCGGGCGCGACGGGCGGGCGACTCACCGTCTGGACGGAAAGCGCACTCGCGGAGGTGGCCGACCGATGA
- a CDS encoding 50S ribosomal protein L19e: MTDLSAQKRMAADVLDVGKNRVWFDPEAQDEIAEAITRADLRDLVDRGVIRAEEPDGNSRGRAKERQQKRAYGHQKGHGSRKGSAGARQNEKEDWVSRIRAQREHLRELRDDGELSPTEYRELYDQASGGEFDDVGDLTRYIDDQYGDQ, encoded by the coding sequence ATGACTGATCTGAGTGCACAGAAACGGATGGCCGCCGACGTACTGGACGTCGGGAAGAACCGCGTCTGGTTCGATCCCGAGGCCCAAGACGAGATCGCCGAGGCGATCACGCGGGCGGATCTGCGTGATCTCGTCGATCGAGGCGTCATCCGCGCCGAGGAACCGGACGGCAACTCCCGCGGACGGGCCAAAGAGCGCCAGCAGAAGCGTGCGTACGGCCACCAGAAGGGACACGGGTCCCGGAAGGGGTCTGCGGGAGCGCGACAGAACGAGAAAGAAGACTGGGTCTCGCGGATCCGTGCCCAGCGGGAACACCTTCGCGAACTCCGCGACGACGGCGAGCTGTCGCCGACGGAGTACCGCGAACTGTACGATCAGGCCAGCGGCGGCGAATTCGACGACGTCGGTGACCTGACGCGATATATTGACGACCAATACGGTGATCAGTGA